The following are encoded in a window of Ricinus communis isolate WT05 ecotype wild-type chromosome 4, ASM1957865v1, whole genome shotgun sequence genomic DNA:
- the LOC8275485 gene encoding uncharacterized protein LOC8275485 — translation MKSTFPPIMMNRRQRSQITPLSQSPSTDMFFFKLKDLASRHEKMKIAYHELKSHVNAGLLEAEEVFASLAIPLMKLVGLKTKEMAEEGRSATIISDIGFSHENRKNGLENAAPDAATEGEREYHISGPEGESYVTKATMAGKELMVKQHTNLLQLVQLLRQTEIRVNHRQNDILETLGSHRASLHKFFQKAFYHISTLHSQNHDIILVTVKLLQHVFNNVNAVLSSVEGGVEDLVQDLASKMCNPMVEYVKGLKDDMKNGTCVRLLTIVEEMEIVMRDGKRELEDARKKVRVAEKGKTEALSKLKLIEDRVRRMKEHLSLPQAERGLIEPLTPHKLLGMEEEQVKDEKLLWKLLKKKRKYQASPMGPEGLLCFDSYDRHGKSAGAKPPLDHRRAKRNCPRELVPQTPCLNTWIALGSSPSLAIQPANSRKRVTP, via the exons ATGAAGAGCACTTTCCCGCCAATAATGATGAATCGGCGTCAGAGGTCGCAGATCACGCCGCTGTCTCAGTCTCCGTCGACCGATATGTTTTTCTTCAAGCTTAAAGATCTCGCCTCTCGCCACGAGAAAATGAAAATCGCATATCATGAGCTCAAGTCTCATGTCAACGCCGGTTTGCTTGAA GCGGAGGAGGTTTTTGCGTCTCTGGCAATTCCGTTGATGAAGCTGGTTGGTTTGAAAACTAAGGAAATGGCAGAAGAAGGACGATCCGCTACCATTATCAGCGATATCGGTTTCTCTCAT GAGAACCGGAAAAATGGATTGGAAAACGCAGCACCAGATGCTGCTACCGAAGGAGAGCGAGAATATCATATTAGTGGACCTGAG GGAGAAAGTTATGTCACTAAAGCTACCATGGCAGGAAAAGAACTCATGGTGAAGCAACATACAAACTTATTACAACTAGTGCAGTTGCTTAGACAAACTGAAATTCGAGTCAATCATCGCCAGAATGACATCCTTGAAACCCTTGGCAGCCATCGTGCCTCCTTGCACAAGTTTTTCCAGAAAGCCTTTTATCATATATCTACCCTTCACAGTCAAAACCATGACATCATTCTCGTAACAGTGAAGCTCCTTCAACATGTATTCAACAATGTGAATGCAGTCCTTAGTTCAGTGGAAGGTGGTGTGGAGGATCTAGTTCAGGATCTGGCATCAAAGATGTGTAATCCAATGGTGGAGTATGTTAAGGGGCTCAAGGATGATATGAAGAATGGGACGTGCGTGCGTTTATTGACTATTGTGGAGGAAATGGAAATAGTAATGAGAGATGGTAAGCGCGAGTTAGAAGATGCAAGGAAGAAAGTTAGAGTGGCAGAAAAGGGGAAAACCGAGGCGCTAAGCAAGTTGAAGCTGATAGAAGATAGAGTGAGGAGAATGAAGGAGCATCTTTCCCTTCCTCAAGCTGAAAGAGGGCTTATAGAACCTTTAACTCCACACAAG TTGTTAGGCATGGAGGAAGAGCAAGTAAAAGATGAGAAGCTACTATGGAAActattgaagaagaaaagaaaatatcaagcAAGCCCCATGGGACCTGAAGGACTTCTATGCTTTGATAGCTATGATAGGCACGGTAAGTCAGCAGGCGCGAAGCCACCCTTGGATCACAGGCGGGCTAAAAGGAATTGCCCGAGGGAGCTGGTTCCACAAACTCCATGTTTGAATACTTGGATTGCCTTGGGCTCATCGCCTTCATTGGCAATTCAACCAGCTAATTCGCGCAAGCGAGTCACTCCTTGA
- the LOC8275484 gene encoding floricaula/leafy homolog — translation MDPEAFTASLFKWDPRTVVAPPNRLLEAVAPPPQPAAAGYSVRPRELCGLEELFQAYGIRYYTAAKIAELGFTVNTLLNMKDEELDEMMNSLSQIFRWDLLVGERYGIKAAVRAERRRLEEEEDSRRRLLISGDTNTLDALSQEGLSEEPVQQEKEAAGSGGGGTWEVVAGGGERTKQQQQRRRKGQRKAVDIDNDEENENDENGGGGYERQREHPFIVTEPGEVARGKKNGLDYLFHLYEQCRDFLIQVQNIAKERGEKCPTKVTNQVFRYAKKAGASYINKPKMRHYVHCYALHCLDEEASNALRRAFKERGENVGAWRQACYKPLVAIAARQGWDIDAIFNAHPRLAIWYVPTKLRQLCHAERNSATASSSVSGGGGDHLPF, via the exons atggatcCAGAGGCGTTCACAGCGAGTTTGTTCAAATGGGACCCGAGGACAGTGGTGGCGCCACCGAACCGTCTGCTTGAGGCGGTGGCTCCACCTCCGCAACCTGCAGCTGCTGGGTACTCAGTGAGGCCAAGGGAGCTATGTGGGCTGGAAGAGTTGTTTCAGGCTTATGGGATAAGGTACTACACGGCAGCGAAGATAGCTGAGCTTGGGTTCACTGTGAACACACTTTTAAACATGAAAGATGAGGAGCTTGACGAGATGATGAACAGCTTGTCTCAGATATTTAGGTGGGATCTTCTTGTTGGGGAGAGATATGGTATTAAAGCTGCTGTTAGAGCTGAAAGAAGAAGActtgaggaggaggaggattCTCGAAGAAGGCTTCTTATATCAGGAGATACTAACACTCTTGATGCTCTCTCTCAAGAAG GCCTATCAGAGGAGCCAGTGCAGCAAGAGAAGGAAGCGGCAGGGAGCGGTGGAGGAGGAACGTGGGAGGTGGTGGCAGGAGGAGGAGAGAGGACGAAGCAGCAACAACAGCGGCGGAGGAAAGGGCAAAGAAAGGCGGTGGATATTGATAACgatgaagaaaatgagaaCGATGAAAATGGTGGTGGTGGTTACGAGAGGCAGCGAGAGCACCCATTTATCGTTACAGAGCCTGGGGAAGTGGCACGTGGAAAAAAGAACGGCCTTGATTATCTCTTCCATCTCTACGAACAGTGTCGCGATTTCTTGATACAAGTCCAAAACATTGCCAAAGAGCGAGGAGAAAAATGCCCTACTAAG GTGACAAATCAGGTGTTTAGGTATGCTAAGAAGGCAGGAGCTAGCTACATCAACAAGCCCAAAATGCGACACTATGTGCACTGTTATGCTCTTCATTGCCTCGATGAGGAAGCTTCAAATGCACTGAGGAGAGCTTTCAAGGAGAGAGGGGAAAATGTTGGAGCATGGAGACAGGCATGCTACAAGCCACTTGTTGCCATAGCAGCACGGCAAGGATGGGATATCGACGCTATTTTCAATGCACATCCCCGTCTCGCCATTTGGTATGTGCCCACCAAGCTTCGCCAACTTTGTCATGCAGAGCGAAACAGTGCTACAGCTTCCAGCTCAGTCTCTGGTGGTGGGGGTGATCACTTGCCTTTCTAA
- the LOC107261687 gene encoding pentatricopeptide repeat-containing protein At5g50990, whose translation MLKSRSMQRHAARRFTSKSSIMAVTKRTASNNSLSSPPQFHHHNNADYQLFIHLLEACKLSLDLKTAIETHARIIRFGYGTYPSLAASLVSTYVKCDHFNLACEVINQVFSWTVNLVALNLVIDNIMRVGECEIAKKVFYKMPARDVVTWNSLIGGYVKNARFEEALRFFRVMLGSDIEPDKFTFASVITACARLGALDNAQWVHDLMIQKRVELNCILSSALIDMFSKCGRIRTAKETFESVQRSDVSVWNSMINGLAVHGLALDAISVFLKMEVENVLPDSITFIGILTACGHSGLVKEGQEYFDLMKRRYSIQPQLEHYGAMVDLLGRAGLLAEAYAMIKGMPMEPDVVIWRALLSACRTYKKPELGEVAIANISHLKSGDYVLLSSIYCSQERWDSAQGIREMMKKNGIRKIRGKSWFEWKGVIHQFKAGDRSHPETESIYKILEALIRRTKLEGFVPTTELVNMDVSEEEKEVNLNYHSEKLALAFGIFRTSPGTEINISKNLRICYDCHNWIKIVSGLLSRVIIVRDRIRFHRFESGSCSCGDYW comes from the exons ATGCTGAAAAGTAGAAGCATGCAGAGGCATGCGGCAAGGAGGTTTACTAGTAAAAGTTCTATTATGGCCGTCACCAAAAGGACAGCCTCTAACAATTCACTCTCCTCCCCTCCTCAATTTCACCATCACAACAATGCAG ATTATCAGCTATTCATCCATCTTCTTGAAGCCTGCAAGCTATCACTGGATTTAAAAACTGCAATTGAAACCCATGCAAGAATCATTAGATTTGGGTATGGAACCTACCCATCTCTTGCAGCTTCTCTTGTTTCAACTTATGTTAAGTGTGATCACTTCAATCTTGCTTGTGAAGTCATCAATCAAGTTTTTTCTTGGACTGTCAATTTGGTAGCTTTAAATCTGgttattgataatataatGAGGGTTGGAGAATGTGAGATTGCCAAGAAGGTATTCTATAAAATGCCTGCAAGAGACGTGGTTACGTGGAACTCACTGATTGGAGGTTATGTTAAAAATGCACGCTTTGAGGAGGCTTTGAGATTCTTCCGGGTTATGCTCGGTTCCGACATTGAGCCAGATAAGTTTACATTTGCATCTGTTATAACTGCGTGTGCTAGGCTTGGAGCTCTTGATAATGCTCAATGGGtgcatgacttgatgattcAGAAAAGAGTTGAATTGAACTGTATTTTGAGTTCTGCTTTAATTGACATGTTCTCAAAATGTGGTAGAATTCGAACTGCAAAGGAAACTTTTGAGAGCGTCCAGCGCTCCGATGTTTCAGTTTGGAACTCAATGATTAATGGATTAGCAGTTCATGGGCTTGCTTTGGATGCAATATCAGTATTCCTGAAGATGGAGGTGGAGAATGTTTTACCTGATTCTATAACTTTTATTGGGATTTTAACAGCATGTGGCCATAGCGGTCTGGTCAAGGAGGGCCAGGAGTACTTTGATTTAATGAAAAGGCGTTACTCAATTCAGCCTCAACTTGAGCACTATGGAGCAATGGTTGATCTCTTAGGTCGTGCCGGTCTTCTAGCAGAGGCTTACGCCATGATTAAAGGAATGCCAATGGAGCCAGATGTTGTTATATGGAGGGCACTCCTTAGTGCGTGTAGAACATATAAAAAGCCTGAGCTGGGTGAAGTAGCCATTGCAAATATATCACACCTTAAGAGTGGAGATTACGTCTTGCTGTCTAGCATCTACTGCTCTCAGGAGAGATGGGACAGCGCACAAGGCATTAGAGAAATGATGAAAAAGAATGGAATTCGTAAAATTCGGGGAAAGAGTTGGTTTGAGTGGAAAGGTGTGATTCACCAATTTAAAGCTGGCGATAGATCTCATCCTGAAACAGAATCAATATACAAAATTCTAGAAGCATTGATCCGACGGACAAAGTTGGAGGGATTTGTGCCCACAACAGAGTTGGTCAATATGGATGTCTCTGAAGAGGAAAAGGAGGTAAACTTGAATTATCATAGTGAGAAGTTGGCACTGGCCTTTGGGATTTTTAGAACTAGCCCTGGGACAGAAATTAACATTTCAAAGAACCTTCGAATATGCTATGACTGTCACAATTGGATAAAGATAGTTTCAGGGCTGTTAAGCAGAGTGATTATTGTTAGGGACCGAATACGTTTTCACCGGTTTGAAAGTGGATCATGTTCTTGTGGAGATTATTGGTAG
- the LOC8275482 gene encoding phosphatidylinositol transfer protein 3: protein MMNCDEILKINGETTEGMEQKDDRLAKCKSNEMERNKIRLMRAYVEKMDPSSKGVDDSTLIRFLRARDLDVKRASVMFLNYLKWRKEFVPNGLISPSQVPNEIAQNKMFMQGSDKKGRPITVVLGARHFQYKDSLDEFKRFLVCALDKLCARMPPGEEKFIVIGDLQGWGYANCDIRGCLAAISFMQDYYPERLGKVLVVHAPYIFMAVWKTLYPFIDQNTREKILFVENKKLKSTLLEDIDESQIPEIYGGKLPLVPIL, encoded by the exons ATGATGAACTGTGATGAGATCCTGAAGATTAATGGAGAAACAACTGAAGGAATGGAACAAAAGGATGACCGGCTGGCTAAATGTAAAAGCAATGAAATGGAGCGAAACAAAATACGCCTTATGAGAGCCTATGTTGAGAAAATGGATCCCTCTTCCAAG GGAGTTGATGACTCTACACTCATAAGATTTCTGCGAGCTCGTGATTTAGATGTCAAGAGAGCGTCTGTCATGTTCCTCAATTACCTGAAATGGAGGAAGGAATTTGTTCCAAATGGCTTAATTTCCCCATCACAAGTTCCAAATGAAATTGCACAAAACAAGATGTTTATGCAAGGATCGGATAAGAAAGGACGTCCCATTACAGTTGTTCTTGGAGCTAGACATTTTCAATACAAAGATAGTCTGGATGAATTTAAAC GTTTTCTCGTTTGCGCCCTGGATAAATTATGCGCCAG GATGCCACCAGGAGAGGAGAAATTTATTGTCATTGGAGATCTTCAAGGTTGGGGTTATGCAAACTGTGATATCCGAGGATGCCTTGCAGCTATATCTTTCATGCAG GACTACTACCCAGAAAGACTAGGGAAGGTGCTCGTTGTGCATGCACCTTACATTTTCATGGCAGTGTGGAAAACCCTTTACCCTTTTATAGACCAAAACACCCGGGAAAAG ATTCTATTTGTAGAGAACAAGAAGTTGAAATCTACTCTCTTAGAAGACATTGACGAGAGCCAAATACCAGAGATATATGGAGGGAAACTTCCATTAGTTCCAATCCTGTAG